One window from the genome of Gadus morhua chromosome 16, gadMor3.0, whole genome shotgun sequence encodes:
- the LOC115561571 gene encoding trace amine-associated receptor 13c-like — protein sequence MTDIINQVEQQLCYPGSNTSCPRADFHLGAQVALYTLFVLGMLVTVVGNAIVIVSIAHFKQLHSPTNVLVLSLALADLLLGLTVMPFSTLRAVQGCWFYGDTFCLLHSAFDMLLTCNSIFHLICIAVDRHEAVCKPLHYSRNITMTVAWLMVSASWALATLYSYCLIYSKANIRGLEDYLASIYCLGSCNLLFNKLWGTLDTIIAFFFPCTIMVGLYAKIFLVAREHARKIDDMGGHGGTLNGKGASGQTKRSEHKAAKTLGIVVGAFIFCWMPFFLNSIADAYTGFSTPAAVFEVFVWLGYFNSTLNPAIYALNYPWFRKTSRLIFTLKIFTSDCSSMNVT from the coding sequence ATGACTGATATAATCAATCAGGTGGAGCAGCAGCTATGCTACCCGGGCTCCAATACCTCGTGCCCTAGGGCCGATTTCCATCTGGGGGCCCAGGTCGCTCTGTACACGCTGTTTGTGTTGGGCATGCTGGTCACGGTGGTTGGAAACGCCATTGTCATCGTGTCCATTGCTCACTTCAAGCAGCTGCACAGCCCCACCAACGTGCTGGTGCTCTCCTTGGCTCTGGCCGACCTACTGCTGGGGTTGACCGTGATGCCGTTCAGCACATTGCGCGCCGTCCAGGGCTGCTGGTTCTACGGGGACACCTTCTGCCTTCTCCACTCCGCCTTCGACATGTTACTCACCTGCAACTCCATCTTCCATCTCATCTGCATTGCGGTCGACCGCCACGAAGCCGTGTGCAAGCCCCTGCACTACTCCCGCAACATCACCATGACCGTGGCCTGGCTCATGGTGTCTGCCAGCTGGGCCCTGGCCACCCTCTACTCCTACTGCCTGATATACTCCAAGGCAAACATCCGAGGTCTGGAAGATTACCTGGCATCCATATACTGCCTGGGCAGCTGTAACCTGCTGTTTAACAAGCTGTGGGGGACACTGGACACCATCATTGCATTCTTCTTCCCATGCACCATCATGGTGGGCCTGTACGCAAAGATCTTCCTCGTGGCCAGAGAGCACGCGAGGAAGATTGACGACATGGGGGGTCATGGCGGGACGTTGAATGGTAAAGGTGCAAGCGGGCAGACCAAGCGTTCAGAGCACAAAGCGGCCAAGACTCTGGGTATTGTGGTCGGAGCGTTTATCTTTTGCTGGATGCCGTTCTTCCTGAACTCGATCGCTGACGCCTACACAGGTTTCAGCACGCCTGCGGCCGTTTTCGAGGTGTTTGTTTGGCTGGGTTACTTCAACTCAACCCTAAACCCTGCTATTTATGCCCTCAATTATCCCTGGTTCAGGAAAACCTCTCGCCTTATTTTCACCTTGAAAATATTCACCAGTGACTGCTCGTCCATGAATGTGACTTGA